In Arsenicicoccus sp. oral taxon 190, the following are encoded in one genomic region:
- the rplV gene encoding 50S ribosomal protein L22: protein MEAKAVARHVRVTPMKARRVVNLIRGKQVTDAIATLQFAPQSASDPVLKVLQSAVANARVKADQASEAFDERSLVVTTAFVDEGQTMKRFQPRAQGRAFRVRKRTSHITVFVGQPVAASKGGTR, encoded by the coding sequence ATGGAAGCCAAGGCTGTTGCGCGCCACGTGCGCGTCACGCCGATGAAGGCTCGCCGCGTCGTCAACCTGATCCGCGGCAAGCAGGTCACGGACGCCATCGCGACGCTGCAGTTTGCGCCGCAGTCCGCCAGCGACCCGGTGCTGAAGGTGCTGCAGAGCGCCGTGGCCAACGCTCGCGTCAAGGCCGACCAGGCCTCGGAGGCGTTCGACGAGCGCAGCCTCGTCGTGACCACGGCGTTCGTGGACGAGGGCCAGACCATGAAGCGGTTCCAGCCGCGCGCCCAGGGTCGGGCCTTCCGCGTCCGCAAGCGCACGAGCCACATCACCGTCTTCGTCGGTCAGCCGGTGGCCGCCAGCAAGGGAGGAACCCGCTAA
- the rplP gene encoding 50S ribosomal protein L16 — protein MLIPRRVKHRKQHHPGRSGAAKGGTKVSFGDYGIQALEPAYVTNRQIESARIAMTRYIKRGGKVWINIYPDRPLTKKPAETRMGSGKGSPEWWVANVKPGRVMFELAGVPEPVAREAMRLAMHKLPMKCRFVAREGGDI, from the coding sequence ATGCTGATTCCCCGTCGTGTGAAGCACCGCAAGCAGCACCACCCCGGTCGGAGTGGCGCCGCCAAGGGAGGCACCAAGGTCTCCTTCGGTGACTACGGGATCCAGGCCCTCGAGCCGGCCTACGTCACCAACCGTCAGATCGAGTCCGCTCGTATCGCCATGACGCGCTACATCAAGCGTGGCGGCAAGGTCTGGATCAACATCTACCCCGACCGCCCGCTGACCAAGAAGCCCGCCGAGACCCGCATGGGCTCGGGCAAGGGCTCGCCCGAGTGGTGGGTGGCCAACGTCAAGCCCGGCCGTGTCATGTTCGAGCTCGCCGGTGTCCCGGAGCCCGTCGCGCGTGAGGCCATGCGCCTCGCGATGCACAAGCTCCCGATGAAGTGCCGTTTCGTGGCGCGCGAAGGTGGTGACATCTGA
- the fusA gene encoding elongation factor G, giving the protein MALDVLTDLKKVRNIGIMAHIDAGKTTATERILFYTGINYKIGETHDGSATMDWMEQEQERGITITSAATTCFWEGNQINIIDTPGHVDFTVEVERSLRVLDGAVAVFDGKEGVEPQSETVWRQADKYNVPRICFVNKMDKLGADFYYTVQTIVDRLGAEPLVLQIPIGAENDFVGMIDLVYNRALVWRGDVKMGQDYEIEEIPAELADKAEEYRSKLVERVAESDEELLEKYLGGEELTPEEIKAAVRKITIAGEVNPVLCGTAFKNKGVQPLLDAIVDYLPSPLDVPAIQAHDPKDEEKVIERHSDASEPFSALAFKVVSHPFFGRLTYVRVYSGEVKQGDMMLNATKGKKERVGKLFQMHANKENPVDHATAGHIYAMIGLKDTTTGDTLAAQDQPVLLESMTFPEPVINVAIEPKTKGDQEKLSTAIQKLAEEDPTFRVELDEETGQTIIKGMGELHLDILVDRMRREFKVEANVGKPQVAYRETIRRAVEKYDYTHKKQTGGSGQYAKVQITFEPMDTSEGKMYEFDNKVTGGRVPREYIPSVGSGIEEAMGQGVLAGYPMVGVKAILIDGAYHDVDSSEMAFKIAGSMAFKEAARKADPALLEPMMAVEVRTPEDYMGDVIGDINSRRGQIQAMEDISGAKIVRALVPLSEMFGYVGDLRSKTQGRANYTMQFDSYAEVPKNVADEIIKKTRGE; this is encoded by the coding sequence GTGGCACTCGACGTCCTCACGGACCTGAAGAAGGTCCGCAACATCGGCATCATGGCCCACATCGATGCTGGCAAGACGACGGCGACCGAGCGGATCCTGTTCTACACCGGCATCAACTACAAGATCGGTGAGACGCACGACGGCTCCGCGACGATGGACTGGATGGAGCAGGAGCAGGAGCGCGGCATCACGATCACGTCCGCCGCGACGACCTGCTTCTGGGAGGGCAACCAGATCAACATCATCGACACGCCCGGGCACGTCGACTTCACGGTCGAGGTGGAGCGGTCGCTGCGCGTCCTCGACGGCGCGGTGGCGGTCTTCGACGGCAAGGAGGGTGTCGAGCCCCAGTCCGAGACGGTGTGGCGGCAGGCGGACAAGTACAACGTCCCCCGCATCTGCTTCGTCAACAAGATGGACAAGCTGGGTGCCGACTTCTACTACACCGTGCAGACCATCGTGGACCGCCTCGGCGCGGAGCCGCTGGTGCTGCAGATCCCGATCGGCGCCGAGAACGACTTCGTCGGCATGATCGACCTCGTCTACAACCGCGCCCTCGTCTGGCGCGGCGACGTGAAGATGGGCCAGGACTACGAGATCGAGGAGATCCCGGCCGAGCTCGCCGACAAGGCGGAGGAGTACCGCAGCAAGCTCGTCGAGCGTGTCGCGGAGTCCGACGAGGAGCTGCTCGAGAAGTACCTCGGTGGCGAGGAGCTGACCCCCGAGGAGATCAAGGCGGCCGTCCGCAAGATCACCATCGCCGGCGAGGTCAACCCCGTCCTGTGCGGCACGGCGTTCAAGAACAAGGGCGTGCAGCCCCTGCTCGACGCCATCGTCGACTACCTGCCGTCCCCGCTGGACGTGCCCGCCATCCAGGCCCACGACCCCAAGGACGAGGAGAAGGTCATCGAGCGTCACTCCGACGCCTCCGAGCCGTTCTCCGCGCTGGCCTTCAAGGTCGTGTCGCACCCCTTCTTCGGGCGCCTGACCTACGTGCGCGTCTACTCGGGCGAGGTCAAGCAGGGCGACATGATGCTCAACGCCACCAAGGGCAAGAAGGAGCGCGTCGGCAAGCTCTTCCAGATGCACGCCAACAAGGAGAACCCCGTCGACCATGCGACCGCGGGCCACATCTACGCGATGATCGGTCTGAAGGACACGACGACGGGTGACACCCTGGCGGCCCAGGACCAGCCGGTCCTGCTGGAGTCGATGACCTTCCCCGAGCCCGTCATCAACGTGGCCATCGAGCCCAAGACGAAGGGCGACCAGGAGAAGCTCTCCACGGCCATCCAGAAGCTGGCCGAGGAGGACCCGACCTTCCGCGTCGAGCTCGACGAGGAGACCGGCCAGACCATCATCAAGGGCATGGGCGAGCTCCACCTCGACATCCTCGTGGACCGCATGCGCCGCGAGTTCAAGGTCGAGGCCAACGTCGGCAAGCCGCAGGTGGCCTACCGCGAGACCATCCGTCGCGCGGTGGAGAAGTACGACTACACCCACAAGAAGCAGACGGGTGGGTCGGGCCAGTACGCCAAGGTCCAGATCACCTTCGAGCCCATGGACACGTCCGAGGGCAAGATGTACGAGTTCGACAACAAGGTGACCGGTGGCCGCGTGCCGCGCGAGTACATCCCGTCGGTCGGCTCGGGCATCGAGGAGGCCATGGGCCAGGGCGTGCTCGCCGGCTACCCGATGGTGGGTGTCAAGGCGATCCTGATCGACGGCGCCTACCACGACGTCGACTCCTCGGAGATGGCGTTCAAGATCGCCGGTTCGATGGCCTTCAAGGAGGCCGCCCGCAAGGCCGACCCGGCCCTGCTCGAGCCGATGATGGCCGTCGAGGTGCGCACGCCCGAGGACTACATGGGCGACGTCATCGGTGACATCAACTCCCGCCGTGGCCAGATCCAGGCCATGGAGGACATCAGCGGTGCCAAGATCGTCCGCGCTCTGGTGCCCCTGTCGGAGATGTTCGGATACGTTGGCGACCTGCGCTCCAAGACGCAGGGCCGGGCCAACTACACGATGCAGTTCGACTCGTACGCCGAGGTTCCCAAGAACGTCGCGGACGAGATCATCAAGAAGACCCGAGGCGAGTAA
- the rpsS gene encoding 30S ribosomal protein S19, with protein sequence MPRSLKKGPFIDDHLQKKVDAQNEAGTKNVIKTWSRRSVISPDMLGHTLAVHDGRKHVPVFVTESMVGHKLGEFAPTRTFKGHEKDDKKGRRR encoded by the coding sequence ATGCCTCGTAGCCTGAAGAAGGGCCCCTTCATCGACGACCACCTTCAGAAGAAGGTGGACGCCCAGAACGAAGCGGGCACCAAGAACGTCATCAAGACCTGGTCGCGCCGTTCGGTGATCTCCCCGGACATGCTCGGCCACACCCTCGCCGTCCACGACGGTCGCAAGCACGTCCCGGTCTTCGTGACCGAGTCGATGGTCGGGCACAAGCTCGGCGAGTTTGCCCCCACCCGTACCTTCAAGGGTCACGAGAAGGACGACAAGAAGGGGCGTCGTCGCTGA
- the tuf gene encoding elongation factor Tu: MAKAKFERTKPHVNIGTIGHIDHGKTTLTAAISKVLHDEYPDLNPQFAFEDIDKAPEERQRGITISIAHIEYQTESRHYAHVDCPGHADYVKNMITGAAQMDGAILVVAATDGPMPQTKEHVLLARQVGVPYIVVALNKTDMVDDEEILELVEMEVRELLTDYEFPGDDLPVVRISALKALEGDPEWTKTVVELMKTVDEYIPEPERDTDKPFMMPIEDVFTITGRGTVVTGRIERGVLKVNEEVEIVGIREKTQKTTVTGIEMFRKLLDEGRAGENVGLLLRGLKREEVERGQVVCKPGSITPHTEFEASAYILSKDEGGRHTPFYDNYRPQFYFRTTDVTGVVHLPEGTEMIMPGDNTSMKVDLIQPIAMEEGLKFNIREGGRTVGAGQVTKIIK, encoded by the coding sequence GTGGCGAAGGCTAAGTTCGAGCGGACCAAGCCGCACGTCAACATCGGCACCATCGGTCACATCGACCACGGTAAGACGACGCTGACGGCTGCTATCTCCAAGGTTCTGCACGACGAGTACCCGGACCTGAACCCGCAGTTCGCTTTCGAGGACATCGACAAGGCCCCCGAGGAGCGTCAGCGCGGCATCACCATCTCGATCGCTCACATCGAGTACCAGACCGAGAGCCGCCACTACGCCCACGTCGACTGCCCCGGTCACGCGGACTACGTCAAGAACATGATCACCGGTGCGGCGCAGATGGACGGCGCGATCCTCGTCGTCGCCGCCACCGACGGCCCGATGCCGCAGACGAAGGAGCACGTCCTCCTGGCCCGCCAGGTCGGCGTCCCCTACATCGTCGTGGCGCTCAACAAGACCGACATGGTCGACGACGAGGAGATCCTCGAGCTCGTCGAGATGGAGGTCCGCGAGCTGCTGACCGACTACGAGTTCCCCGGTGACGACCTGCCCGTCGTCCGCATCTCCGCGCTCAAGGCGCTCGAGGGCGACCCCGAGTGGACCAAGACCGTGGTCGAGCTCATGAAGACCGTGGACGAGTACATCCCGGAGCCGGAGCGCGACACCGACAAGCCGTTCATGATGCCGATCGAGGACGTCTTCACGATCACCGGTCGTGGCACGGTCGTCACCGGCCGCATCGAGCGCGGTGTCCTCAAGGTCAACGAGGAGGTCGAGATCGTCGGCATCCGCGAGAAGACCCAGAAGACCACCGTCACCGGCATCGAGATGTTCCGCAAGCTCCTCGACGAGGGTCGTGCGGGCGAGAACGTCGGTCTGCTGCTCCGTGGCCTCAAGCGCGAGGAGGTCGAGCGCGGGCAGGTCGTCTGCAAGCCGGGCTCCATCACCCCGCACACCGAGTTCGAGGCCTCGGCGTACATCCTGTCCAAGGACGAGGGCGGCCGTCACACGCCGTTCTACGACAACTACCGTCCCCAGTTCTACTTCCGTACCACTGACGTGACGGGCGTCGTCCACCTCCCCGAGGGCACCGAGATGATCATGCCCGGCGACAACACCTCCATGAAGGTCGACCTGATCCAGCCGATCGCCATGGAGGAGGGCCTGAAGTTCAACATCCGTGAGGGTGGCCGCACCGTCGGTGCGGGTCAGGTCACCAAGATCATCAAGTGA
- a CDS encoding DUF2785 domain-containing protein → MPKAPSAALPADLLAALDRLSSREGEAREEALAEVVRGAGSLGRKDRQGLGDALVALLGDGDAHTRSFAAVPLAYLASELTWRRSWTEPFLTWWTGEPDQRGYDATVGWVHAVAHGADVVGELGLTSAVPAEQLLDAVARRLTNPAGTVWRDQEEDRLALAVAQVLLQDDLTEKVATRWIKDLTPRMTTATTPIPAATINTCRTLRSLYVLVDGRVPAPRPRSVKHAGAVQQQIRALLEVVEPWTAPGP, encoded by the coding sequence ATGCCGAAAGCCCCCTCAGCCGCCCTGCCCGCGGACCTGCTCGCCGCCCTGGACCGGCTGTCGTCCCGCGAGGGCGAGGCTCGCGAGGAGGCGCTGGCGGAGGTGGTCCGCGGCGCCGGCTCGCTGGGCCGCAAGGACCGTCAGGGCCTCGGCGATGCCCTCGTCGCGCTGCTTGGTGACGGGGACGCCCACACCCGCTCCTTCGCGGCCGTCCCCCTGGCTTACCTGGCCTCCGAGCTCACGTGGCGGCGGTCCTGGACCGAGCCCTTCCTGACCTGGTGGACGGGCGAGCCGGACCAGCGCGGCTACGACGCCACGGTGGGCTGGGTGCACGCCGTGGCGCACGGTGCCGACGTCGTGGGCGAGCTCGGGCTCACGAGCGCGGTGCCCGCCGAGCAGCTCCTCGACGCCGTCGCGCGCCGCCTCACCAACCCGGCCGGGACCGTCTGGCGCGACCAGGAGGAGGACCGCCTGGCCTTGGCGGTCGCGCAGGTGCTGCTCCAGGACGACCTGACCGAGAAGGTCGCCACCCGGTGGATCAAGGACCTGACGCCGCGGATGACGACCGCGACCACGCCGATCCCGGCGGCCACCATCAACACCTGCCGCACGTTGCGCAGCCTCTACGTGCTCGTCGACGGCAGGGTGCCGGCGCCGCGACCCCGCAGCGTCAAGCACGCGGGTGCGGTGCAGCAGCAGATCCGGGCGCTGCTCGAGGTGGTCGAGCCGTGGACCGCACCGGGCCCGTGA
- a CDS encoding enoyl-CoA hydratase/isomerase family protein — MDLGTFETLLVEQDGPALVVTVNRPHAMNALAGQVIADLEGLLVAIETQVGSDGRWPIRGVIVTGAGEKAFVAGADIVEMQSMSPDQGEDYSRRMQGVTRRLEALPVPVIAAVHGFALGGGCELALACDWIYASSSARFGQPEVNLGLVPGFGGSVRLTRRVGLALSRELICTGRMIKAEEALRIGLVNQVFEDRDTLLDGARRTVAELAAKSPVAVAACKQLLNAVEPLSVPEGLDLEARAFHAAFESEDKVEGVRAFVAKTAPTFPGR, encoded by the coding sequence ATGGACCTCGGCACCTTCGAGACGCTGCTCGTCGAGCAGGACGGCCCGGCCCTCGTCGTCACCGTCAACCGCCCCCACGCGATGAACGCCCTCGCCGGGCAGGTCATCGCCGACCTCGAGGGGCTGCTGGTGGCCATCGAGACCCAGGTGGGCTCCGACGGCCGCTGGCCGATCCGCGGGGTGATCGTCACGGGGGCGGGGGAGAAGGCCTTCGTCGCAGGGGCCGACATCGTGGAGATGCAGTCGATGTCGCCGGACCAGGGGGAGGACTACTCACGCCGGATGCAGGGCGTCACGCGCCGGCTCGAGGCGCTGCCGGTGCCCGTCATCGCGGCGGTCCACGGCTTCGCGCTGGGCGGCGGCTGCGAGCTCGCGCTGGCGTGCGACTGGATCTACGCCTCGAGCAGTGCCCGGTTCGGGCAGCCCGAGGTCAACCTCGGCCTCGTGCCCGGCTTCGGCGGATCGGTCCGCCTGACCCGCCGCGTCGGCCTGGCGCTGTCGCGGGAGCTCATCTGCACCGGCCGCATGATCAAGGCCGAGGAAGCGCTGCGGATCGGCCTGGTCAACCAGGTCTTCGAGGATCGCGACACCCTGCTGGACGGTGCGCGCCGGACCGTCGCCGAGCTCGCCGCCAAGAGCCCGGTCGCGGTGGCGGCCTGCAAGCAGCTGCTGAACGCCGTCGAGCCGCTCTCCGTCCCCGAGGGGCTGGACCTGGAGGCGCGGGCCTTCCACGCAGCGTTCGAGTCCGAGGACAAGGTGGAGGGCGTCCGCGCGTTCGTGGCCAAGACCGCTCCCACCTTCCCCGGGCGCTGA
- the rpsJ gene encoding 30S ribosomal protein S10, whose amino-acid sequence MAGQKIRIRLKSYDHEVIDSSARKIVDTVTRAGATVVGPVPLPTEKNVFCVIRSPHKYKDSREHFEMRTHKRLIDIIDPTPKAVDSLMRLDLPADVNIEIKL is encoded by the coding sequence ATGGCGGGACAGAAGATCCGCATCCGGCTGAAGTCGTACGACCACGAGGTCATCGACAGCTCGGCGCGCAAGATCGTGGACACCGTGACCCGTGCGGGCGCGACGGTGGTGGGCCCGGTGCCCCTGCCGACGGAGAAGAACGTCTTCTGCGTCATCCGTTCGCCGCACAAGTACAAGGACAGCCGCGAGCACTTCGAGATGCGGACGCACAAGCGTCTCATCGACATCATCGACCCGACGCCCAAGGCCGTCGACTCGCTGATGCGTCTCGACCTGCCGGCGGACGTCAACATCGAGATCAAGCTCTGA
- a CDS encoding DUF2599 domain-containing protein codes for MSRTLALGVGMGTGVVIGSMAVLTGCSSPSPTASPSTSHSPAAASRPATGTSSPATTATSTCPARLADTPALRPGEALTPGTEGTWIVLSGTGFRTGIRVEPAAAQLSRAGEAICADRPGTRVTATTTTLVDHAAWVRRAGTRSLALTPSWAARTWGDSASALVPALRGEFPELARPGMVDQLRCHVAFAPRKPVWHLEPDRPDVGYAATVAAACNPGRLVDPDGR; via the coding sequence GTGAGCCGGACCCTGGCGCTGGGGGTGGGCATGGGCACGGGTGTCGTCATCGGCTCGATGGCCGTGCTGACGGGCTGCTCCAGCCCGTCCCCCACAGCCTCCCCGTCCACCAGCCACTCCCCCGCCGCCGCGTCTCGTCCGGCGACGGGCACGTCCTCGCCGGCCACTACCGCGACGTCCACGTGCCCCGCTCGGCTGGCCGACACCCCCGCCCTGCGACCCGGCGAGGCCCTCACGCCGGGGACGGAGGGGACCTGGATCGTGCTGTCCGGCACCGGGTTCCGCACCGGCATACGCGTCGAACCGGCCGCTGCGCAGCTGAGCCGGGCCGGGGAGGCGATCTGCGCGGACCGGCCGGGGACGCGGGTGACCGCGACCACGACGACGCTGGTCGACCACGCCGCTTGGGTGCGACGGGCCGGCACGCGGTCGCTGGCCCTGACGCCGTCCTGGGCCGCCCGCACCTGGGGCGACTCGGCCTCGGCGCTGGTGCCGGCGCTGCGGGGCGAGTTCCCGGAGCTGGCGCGGCCGGGGATGGTGGACCAGCTGCGCTGCCACGTCGCCTTCGCCCCGCGCAAGCCGGTGTGGCACCTGGAGCCCGACCGTCCCGACGTGGGCTACGCCGCCACGGTGGCCGCGGCATGCAACCCCGGCCGCCTCGTCGACCCCGACGGTCGCTGA
- the rplB gene encoding 50S ribosomal protein L2 — translation MAIRKYKPTTPGRRGSSVADFVEVTRSTPEKSLVRPLPKTGGRNSSGRITTRHIGGGHKRAYRVIDFRRHDKDGVPAKVAHIEYDPNRTARIALLHYADGEKRYILAPNRLNQGDTIENGPGADIKPGNALPLKNIPVGTVIHAIELKPGGGAKIARSAGARVQLVAKDGPYAQLRMPSGEIRNVDLRCRATVGEVGNAEQSNINWGKAGRMRWKGKRPTVRGVAMNPIDHPHGGGEGKTSGGRHPVSPWGQPEGRTRKPGKPSDKLIVRRRRTGKKR, via the coding sequence ATGGCTATCCGTAAGTACAAGCCCACGACGCCGGGTCGTCGCGGCTCGAGCGTCGCGGACTTCGTTGAGGTCACGCGCAGCACGCCCGAGAAGTCGCTGGTGCGTCCGCTGCCCAAGACCGGTGGTCGCAACTCCAGCGGTCGCATCACCACGCGCCACATCGGTGGTGGCCACAAGCGCGCCTACCGCGTGATCGACTTCCGTCGTCACGACAAGGACGGCGTGCCGGCCAAGGTCGCGCACATCGAGTACGACCCCAACCGCACCGCCCGCATCGCCCTGCTGCACTACGCGGACGGGGAGAAGCGCTACATCCTGGCGCCCAACCGTCTCAACCAGGGCGACACCATCGAGAACGGCCCCGGCGCGGACATCAAGCCCGGCAACGCGCTGCCGCTCAAGAACATCCCCGTGGGTACCGTCATCCACGCGATCGAGCTCAAGCCGGGTGGCGGCGCCAAGATCGCCCGCTCCGCGGGCGCCCGGGTGCAGCTCGTCGCCAAGGACGGCCCCTACGCCCAGCTGCGTATGCCGTCCGGCGAGATCCGCAACGTCGACCTGCGCTGCCGCGCCACGGTCGGCGAGGTGGGCAACGCCGAGCAGAGCAACATCAACTGGGGCAAGGCCGGCCGTATGCGCTGGAAGGGCAAGCGCCCGACCGTCCGCGGTGTGGCCATGAACCCGATCGACCACCCGCACGGTGGTGGTGAGGGCAAGACCTCCGGTGGTCGCCACCCGGTGAGCCCCTGGGGCCAGCCGGAGGGCCGGACCCGCAAGCCGGGGAAGCCGAGCGACAAGCTCATCGTCCGTCGTCGTCGCACTGGCAAGAAGCGCTGA
- the rplW gene encoding 50S ribosomal protein L23, giving the protein MSTIKDPRDILLAPVVSEKSYGLMDQGKYTFVVDPRANKTEIKIAIEQVFKVKVDSVHTLNRPGKTRRTRFGLGKRKDTKRAIVTLKEGSIDIFGGAGV; this is encoded by the coding sequence GTGAGCACCATCAAGGACCCCCGCGACATCCTGCTCGCGCCGGTCGTCTCCGAGAAGTCGTACGGACTGATGGACCAGGGCAAGTACACCTTCGTGGTGGACCCCCGGGCCAACAAGACCGAGATCAAGATCGCGATCGAGCAGGTCTTCAAGGTCAAGGTCGACTCCGTGCACACGCTCAACCGTCCGGGCAAGACCCGCCGCACGCGGTTCGGCCTGGGCAAGCGCAAGGACACGAAGCGCGCGATCGTCACCCTCAAGGAAGGGTCGATCGACATCTTCGGAGGCGCTGGCGTCTGA
- the rpsC gene encoding 30S ribosomal protein S3, whose protein sequence is MGQKVNPHGFRLGITTDHRSRWFADSTKVGQRYRDYVKEDVAIRRLLSEGMERAGIARVEIERTRDRVRVDIHTARPGIVIGRRGAEADRIRGELEKLTGKQVQLNILEVKNPEVDAQLVAQGIAEQLSARVSFRRAMRKGMQSAQRAGALGIRVMCAGRLGGAEMSRSEFYREGRVPLHTLRANIDYGFYEARTTFGRIGVKVWIYKGDVTSKELAAQQAAAPRPSRGPRRDGADRPGRGGGRGPRRDSNRDAAPATEAPASDTAQAQPAEQGAES, encoded by the coding sequence ATGGGTCAGAAGGTCAACCCGCACGGTTTCCGCCTCGGGATCACCACCGACCACCGCAGCCGTTGGTTCGCCGACTCGACCAAGGTCGGTCAGCGCTACCGCGACTACGTGAAGGAGGACGTGGCGATCCGCCGCCTCCTGTCCGAGGGCATGGAGCGCGCCGGCATCGCCCGCGTCGAGATCGAGCGCACCCGTGACCGCGTCCGCGTCGACATCCACACCGCCCGCCCGGGCATCGTGATCGGTCGCCGTGGCGCCGAGGCCGACCGCATCCGCGGCGAGCTCGAGAAGCTCACCGGCAAGCAGGTGCAGCTCAACATCCTCGAGGTCAAGAACCCCGAGGTCGACGCCCAGCTCGTCGCGCAGGGCATCGCCGAGCAGCTGTCCGCCCGCGTGTCCTTCCGTCGCGCCATGCGCAAGGGCATGCAGTCCGCGCAGCGCGCCGGTGCCCTTGGCATCCGGGTCATGTGCGCCGGCCGTCTCGGCGGCGCGGAGATGTCCCGCTCCGAGTTCTACCGCGAGGGTCGCGTCCCGCTGCACACGCTGCGCGCCAACATCGACTACGGCTTCTACGAGGCCCGGACGACGTTCGGTCGCATCGGCGTCAAGGTGTGGATCTACAAGGGCGACGTGACGTCCAAGGAGCTCGCGGCCCAGCAGGCCGCCGCTCCCCGCCCGTCCCGTGGCCCGCGCCGGGACGGCGCCGACCGCCCCGGCCGTGGTGGCGGCCGCGGCCCCCGCCGTGACAGCAACCGCGACGCCGCCCCGGCCACCGAGGCGCCGGCGTCCGACACCGCGCAGGCCCAGCCTGCGGAGCAGGGAGCTGAGTCCTGA
- the rplD gene encoding 50S ribosomal protein L4 gives MTTIDIVDAKGAKAGSVELPAEVFDVQTNIPLIHQVVVAQLAAARQGTHKAKTRAEVRGGGAKPYRQKGTGRARQGSTRAPQFAGGGTVHGPVPRDYSQRTPKKMKAAALRGALSDRARHGRVHVLTSLVEGETPSTRTAAAVLGGLTDRKNLLVVVEREDSLGLASVRNIANVHILVADQLNTYDVLCADDVVFTQGALEAFLAKSTPAAAKAEEDTK, from the coding sequence ATGACGACCATCGACATCGTGGACGCCAAGGGCGCCAAGGCCGGCTCGGTCGAGCTGCCCGCCGAGGTGTTCGACGTCCAGACCAACATCCCGCTGATCCACCAGGTCGTGGTGGCCCAGCTCGCCGCGGCTCGTCAGGGCACCCACAAGGCCAAGACCCGCGCCGAGGTGCGTGGCGGTGGCGCCAAGCCGTACCGCCAGAAGGGCACCGGCCGGGCTCGCCAGGGCTCGACCCGCGCGCCGCAGTTCGCCGGCGGTGGCACCGTGCACGGTCCCGTGCCGCGTGACTACAGCCAGCGCACCCCCAAGAAGATGAAGGCCGCCGCGCTCCGCGGCGCCCTGTCCGACCGGGCTCGCCACGGCCGCGTCCACGTCCTCACCTCGCTCGTCGAGGGGGAGACGCCGTCGACCAGGACCGCCGCCGCGGTGCTGGGCGGGCTGACCGACCGCAAGAACCTCCTCGTGGTCGTCGAGCGCGAGGACTCGCTAGGTCTGGCCTCGGTCCGCAACATCGCCAACGTGCACATCCTGGTCGCCGACCAGCTCAACACGTACGACGTGCTTTGCGCGGACGACGTGGTCTTCACCCAGGGCGCTCTCGAGGCCTTCCTGGCCAAGAGCACCCCGGCGGCCGCCAAGGCTGAGGAGGACACCAAGTGA
- the rplC gene encoding 50S ribosomal protein L3 — MTNAAIERTVKGVLGEKLGMTQVWDADNRLVPVTVIKAGPCVVTQVRDAEKDGYQAVQIAFGAIDPRKVNKPMTGHFEKAGVSPRRHLVELRTADAADYAVGQEITAEAFEAGVEVDVTGTTKGKGFAGVMKRHGFKGVSSSHGAHRNHRKPGSIGGCSTPGRVFKGLRMAGRMGGVRQTTQNLTIHAVDADKGLIVVKGAVPGPRGGVVLVRTAAKGA, encoded by the coding sequence ATGACTAACGCTGCTATCGAGCGCACTGTCAAGGGCGTCCTTGGCGAGAAGCTCGGCATGACCCAGGTCTGGGACGCGGACAACCGCCTCGTCCCCGTGACGGTCATCAAGGCGGGCCCCTGCGTCGTCACGCAGGTCCGCGACGCCGAGAAGGACGGCTACCAGGCCGTCCAGATCGCCTTCGGCGCGATCGACCCGCGCAAGGTCAACAAGCCCATGACCGGCCACTTCGAGAAGGCCGGCGTGTCGCCGCGCCGCCACCTCGTCGAGCTGCGCACCGCTGACGCCGCCGACTACGCGGTGGGCCAGGAGATCACGGCCGAGGCCTTCGAGGCCGGCGTCGAGGTCGACGTCACGGGCACCACCAAGGGCAAGGGCTTCGCCGGCGTCATGAAGCGTCACGGCTTCAAGGGCGTCTCGTCCTCCCACGGTGCGCACCGCAACCACCGCAAGCCGGGCTCGATTGGTGGCTGCTCCACCCCGGGCCGCGTCTTCAAGGGTCTGCGCATGGCCGGCCGCATGGGCGGCGTCCGCCAGACCACCCAGAACCTCACGATCCACGCCGTGGACGCCGACAAGGGTCTGATCGTCGTCAAGGGTGCCGTCCCCGGCCCCCGCGGCGGCGTGGTCCTCGTCCGCACGGCCGCCAAGGGGGCCTGA